ACAGTGATAGCCGGTGAACCTGACAGAGCGGGCGGAGAGGCTGGCTGGCGGGCACTGACATCACTGATTGTACGAGAGTGCACTGGCTGCCCGTCACTAACCGCCAAAGCCACAGCTACTGCTGCTCCTGACTGATGCCGAGGTTGCCCTTCTGCACCTCGAGCTCCTCAGCGCTGACCATTGATGGGTCAATGGCCGCATATTTGGTTCCGTGGAATTGCAGGAGGTGTATCTGTATAAGTGCAGAATGATTTTAAATGTCACCACAGTACATAAATGTTTTATACTTCTAAAACTCAGAGTAATACATACTAATTGGAGAGAAAAACTGGGAAACAGAGAAGTTACAGAAGTATTCTCAAAAACCATGCTTTGGGATCTTTGTTCTTCATTTAGTATGTAACCAGTTTCTTCAAGTTCCTACAAACTCTTCAGAAACATCTTAAATAGGGGCACTCTGCTCCAAGGAAGTGTGTACTTTCCCCCTCTGCTGTGGCCGGCCAGGTCTTCCCATCCTCTGCTGTTCCAACACCGCGATCAATGTCTCTAGGCATCAAGTTTTTCTATATTTAGGACCCTCTCCTTAGGATCCAATGCCACAAGTGGATGACAGGATCAAAGGACGTGACTGTTTTTTTAAGGTTCTTGACATTTTTTGCCAAACTgccaaaacaattatttttcacCACTATTCTAATGTACATTCAGGTAGAGGATAAAGAGGTGGGGTTTCttagcttttgtgtgtgtgtttttttaatgcattaaaaataGATCAAGAAGTTGCTTCATGGGGCTCAGATTGACCCCATTTAGGTCAGGTGTCCTACCGTGAATGAATTCATTGTGTTCAGGAAGGCAAGGTCACATCGGACCAAATGGCTAACTTCAGTGTATGGATGAAGGCCTGCTGTTCTTAGAAAAAGGATGGTGGGCAGAAAGCCACCGTGTGTCTCTACTATACCTGCTTGAATTCTCCTATAAATTATTAATGTAAACCACCTTTATTAAGTCAGTAACTCATACCTACAGAGAATTCTGTAGTTCTCTTACTctaccatcaaaaaaaaaaaaaaaaaggaaaggcttTATGTTTTGAACCACACACTTTGGGTGCAAAGTGCTGTGGGTTCCAAGCTGAGACTTACCTGTACATAAAGATTCACCTCTGCACTCCTGCAGAGATAGGGGAAATTTCCTCCCGTTTTAAGGTGAGCTCTCCGGGCATTAGGATACAGTTTGTACATTTCTTCTTTAGCTTCAGTTGAAAGGGCACTCTGGtcaaataccttaaaaaaaaagcgACAAGGCTGAAACCTACTGCTATTTTAATATGTTCGTTGCACATTACGGAAAGTGCCACCCCAGGCATTTCTTTCTCATGAAAAGACACTGCTAAACCCCTGTGCAGCCTGGCCACTCCCTTCTGCTGATCCCTGGTGACTTCTAACTCTAATGTGACTTTAGTTACAGATTCTGCTGCCAAATGTCTCTTGTATTCTTTAGAGGGAAAAGTTCTACaatgaatttccttttccttggaCATCATTAACTAAATTAACAGAATATTAATACTGAGCAATTATTACTGAAAAAgcaatttatttcaaaagaatcTTGAAACCCcaaaagaacttttaaattttattcttagtTAAAAACAGTTACATAGACTCAGTGAAAAAAACTCCCCCCAAAATTTAGATTATAAAAAGAAGTCCAGATCCTTTCCTGGGGGAGCTACAGTTAGCAGTTTGGGGTATATGGTTCTAGACATCTTTCACTGCCCACACAAACTTTTGTTTAAACATACCTgcaaaaaagtttttcaaaaagtaatttaaaagaaggaaaaaaaatgcatttccaaCTTACTAAAGCTTATTGACAGTTGTCAGTGACCATGCACCCAAATGGTGAGCACAGCTTTGAAAGAGGGAAAGCAGAGCAAACGCACTGTGAGCACCAATTATTTCACGTAGAATACTGAGAAGCCTGCTCTGTGTCATGGTGAATGTCAGAATGTAGAGTTACAGTGGAGAATGATAAGTTATTGTTTACATGCTGGTAATGGCAGTTTCCTGACAAAAGTTAATTCTTAAAGATACCATGTCATTTGAATTTAGGAATAAATCCACTTATGAGGCAAGCTAAAGTagttacatgattttttaaaaagccacaaaatataacaacaaagcaaaactgaaggaacagaacagcaacagtcaccaaagggaaggggtaaggagggtgggtggggagtgagggcgAAGGgcattgaggggcattatgattaagaaagataatgtaggggggttatggggaaggcagtatagcacaatgaagacaagcagtgactctatagcatcttactacgctgatggacagtgactgcaatggggtatgtggtggggacttgattatatgggtgaatgttgtaaccacaatgatgctcatgtgaaaccttcataagattgtatatcaatgataccttattgaaaaaaagaagccacaaccacaatgaaatacaacttcacacccattaggatggtcattgtcaaaaaaaataataaatgttggtgagggtatGGAAtgactggaacccttgtgcattgctggtgggaaatgtaaaatggtaccgCCACTGTGAGAGACAATAGCATGGCTCCTCAACAAGTTCAACacagttaccatatgactcagcaattctacttctaggcaGATACcctaaagaattcaaaatagggACTCAAACAGAGACTTGGACAACCAAAACTCatatagcattattcacagtagccaaaaggtggaaacaacccaaatgctcatcaacagatggatggataaacaaaatgttgtataatatacatataatggaatattattcagcctaaaaaagaaaggacattGTAATACATGCTACAATCTTGAAGATACACAgataaaccttgaagacattatgctaaaagaaagaagccagagacaaaaggACAAAGACAGGGCTCCACTTCTATGAGGTATCTAGAGTAGTCAAATACATCCAGGAAGTTCATTGCTAGTTaccagggctgggaggagggggaatggggagttattgtttaatggatacagagttttaGTGTGGAATGATGAAAACTTCTGGAAATGGATAATGGTgattgatggttgcacaacactgcaagtgtaattaatgccactatacacttaaaaatgcataaaatggtaaattttgttacgTATATTTTAccactcaaaaatataaaaagcaagctTTTGTGTTAGTTAGACTTTATGGAATTCTTGGTTCTCTGCCCTCATGAAACACCTTCTCTGTGCTGCCCCGATGTGTGGCAGCTAAAGTGCAGTATCTGTTGATGAGAATagcaaaaatacacagaaatggcTAAGGACCACCATATCTGTTGAAATTGATTCCTATTTCAATGGTGTTATTCCTACCAGGGAAAATATAGGATAACCAATAAACAGATTGTTTTGGAATTAAGAAAACTGggagtgtaaaaaaaaaatccaaggcaGCATTTGCAGAGACacattgaaaaattataaaataatcatgaGGAAGGTCTTGACATgcacatttaaaaaggaaagcatcCATTTTATTTAAAGGGAAGCTTACATCCATAATGGTTACAGGGATGTCCCGAATTTTATGAGGTTCCACATAAGAATTTTGACAATTCAGGGTAAGTCTTGAAGCCAGTTCACTCTGACCCAAACTCTCCAGCTGCAGGAAGAAATAAGTGGAGTTTTGGATTAACTTTTTTCACATTTACATTAAATCCACAGATAATAATTGTGCTTTAAAGGTGGTATTATGTGTGGTGGGGCCAGGAGGGTCACTGAGGAAACACAACATATTTGAGACCATGAACTGGGCCTCTCAGTGGTGGCATTTTTCTACTCTGGGAGCCTGGCATTCCATGGCCCTCAAGCTGACCTGCCCCACAGGTGCCTGTGCGCAGCAAGCCGATTCCTGCTGCTCAGCAATGACAGGTGAACCTCAGAGGTGTAAGACACCTCAGAAAAATCATCTAGTCCCATAGTTTCCTAATAAGTCTACAGACCTGCTGCATCAGATTCACCTCAGGGAGAAGGAACAGGGGGAGTAGAGTAAAATTACAGATTCCCAGACCCCACATCCAGGGATTCCAGGTCGATGGTCTGGCAGGAGGCCTtggaatctgtgtttttaaaagctcCTCCAAATGATTCTGATGAATTACTTACCAGCAGTAATACCTGTTTAGATGTATTTAAAGTTAATATGGAAGACTGCTTAACTAACACCTCTACTACATACTCAAGGAGACAGATGTATCTTCAGGAACTGAATGGGCATGAAAATTTCTATTACAAGGTGTCCTCACCCCAATGCCATGATCCTTACCCTGTCCACCATGAAATCGATGGCATCAGCCATCATAGGGTCCACTGGGCCAGATGAAAAGTTTCCAAGAACTATTTTTTTGAGCATAAATGATGGCATCAGCCAAAAGCTGTAAAACAAAGACCTGATAATTTAAATTTCCAAGACTACAAAGAAATGGCAAATAGTCATTCAACAGTGAAGTTCTGTATTAGCTAGGTCCTTGGGATCTAGAGATGAAAAGACCTAGTCTCTTTCTTTCAAAGGGCTAGTTTTGAAGCATCTTATTTTCATGTATACTTTCCCAAGCTCCCAAGAGTTATGGTTTAATATGATTAAATTCTTACTTGAGGATCTGGAATAATTATAAGCAATATTTCAAAATACCTTTGTCAAGGTGGACATTCTGAGGTAGATGATTCCAAGGTAGATgattccaagatttttttttttccaaattggcCTTACTCCAATGGCCAAACTACTTCcttcaaaaactgaaaacttaAGATTTACATCACCTTTCAATCAATTGATATttcaaaatagtaaaatgaaagAGTTATCATATATCCCAAAATTTGCTAGTAGATTCTATTGGGCTAATTCAAAGCAATTCAATCTTTATGCATTTCTATAGGTGATTTTTAGTTGATTAAAATGTTGAGAGCCATTTATACAGGGTGAACACTCATTTCTCTAAACCCATGCTGAAACGACTTATAAAGGATGTAGACCAACCACCTCCTGATGCATATTCTCAACGGAATGGCTTGTTGCAAGTTGAGCTTCCCTTGCAAGGCCCAGTCAGTCATCTGTCAGTCACCTTTCTCCACCCCGCCCCCTATAACTTTTTGTCTTCTAAAGGTGATGATATCTATGTTCGCCCTGTGAAGGGTGGACCCTGTTGGCCTTGCTTGTGCCTGTAGCCCCAAAGTGTGGCACATCACAAGCACTGAGATATTTGATAAAACATAGTGGATatgcaaaaacacaaacaaactggGGCAGCCTTGGCCCCTAACAACTAGgacattaaaaatcataaaaaataatcaatgaattttACTGCATCATCTGGACATGAAATATTGGTAGTTAATGTACACAAAAACTGCTGTGTGAATGCTGAGTAAACTACTGAGGCAATAtcaagaaaagtttttaaaaatgatagtaCAATTTTAAGTAGAtgtgaaaataaggaaaacaatgttTATCTATTGTATTAGGTGAAAATTAAACTGATGATACAGGTATGCCTAGCCACCGGGCCTTTTTTTTAGAGTCGAGCCTACCCTTGCCAGCGCTGAAAGAAACCACTTTAAGTTAGTTTTATAAGGTACCATCAGATACCTATCAAACTAATCAAAATGATGTAATCAATGAAAGGATGGCTCAGAGGAAGGAAATATCCCACTGGCTGCCCCACAAAGCATTCTGCTGTCTCCATCTTTCTGAAAAGCAAATGAACATTAATGTGCCATATAGTGCGGAGCACCTGTAACTGACTAAATgctcttgttttctctatttcgGGGAACACATCTCAAAGAAACAACataggaagggatggaaaaagtagTTTGTGAAAAGATTAACAGCAGAACGTGAGATGCCAAACGCCTACAGAACCTGTGCCAGTCAGTACCCAGCACTGTTCACACAGGCAGAACACACTGTTAGTTACATGGGCTCTGAGGAACTGTCAGAACCTATCAGTGTGTATTAAAGCTCAACACCAGTTTAGAGTAATAGAAATAGCTGAGTTCAGAGCTCACtcagttcttttcttttgcaaagttgattgtttctaattttaaaagctaGGGCGGTTTCACAGAAGAAGATATGACACCCCTGCCTCCCACAGGGCACCACAAAACCCAAATGCCAATCTTTTCAAAATTCCACCGAATGAAAATAGTAAGAATTTGCCTGACTATTTATGTTCTTACCTGTTGGCAGTCCAAGTTTGATTAAAGATTGAAGTGTCACTGAAGGAATTGCAGAGGATGAGGGAATGGACTCTGGGAGATTTGTGAGTATATTCAGCAAATTTCTGGGCCAAAAAGCCTCCCAAAGAAGCCCCAAAAAGATGAACCTAATTGTACATGAACAGAAGGAAGACTCTGAGAAAATGATCAATCCTGAACATAAGTTTCCAAAGTTACTGTTAAGTATCACCAATCACCGAATATgtcatcactagtcatcagactGCAAGAGCTACAGCAGTTAGAAATTTAGGAAATACTGTGTTTAAATGCAATTTCTAAGtttcatacagaaaaaaatacaactgcGCATACAAATTATACAAGTCAAAAGAACATTATTCACAGATTGCACTACAAAATAAAACCACTCAGTGGTAGTTTAAGAAAACTATGATTCGGTAATTCCACTCCAAGGCACATACCCAAGGgaactgaaaacatgtccacacaaaaacttatacatgaatgtttacaACACAAAATATTCCTAATAGCCAAACAATGGTGACATTTCAAAGGTGATgaagggataaataaaatgtcacaTTTCCATATAATGTGATGTTATCTGACAGtacaaaggaatgaagtactgacagatgcttacaacatggatgaaccttgaaaatgttacACTAAGTTAAAGAAGTTTGTTAGAAAAGAccacatagtgtatgattccatttatataaaatatccagaataggcaaatccacagaggcaGGAAGTAGATGGGCTGgcaaggctgggggtgggggtgggggggaggagtGACTGCTGATtgagtatggggtttctttttggggtgacaaaaatgttctagaattgactgtggtgatggttgcacatatctgtgaatatattaaaaaccactggaTTATATACATTAAGAGAGTGAATTGTGTGTTATGTGTGTCATATCTCAAAGAAGCTGTTATTAAAAACTAAAGATAACACCAGGCTTTACAATGTGAATGTTGTATTAAAATCACACATAAGTAGTTTCAAGGTACTCACTTTATCCAGTTGTAAATGGTCTAAAAGTTTTCTGAATCCATCACAGAATTCAAGATGATCCCAATAAACTGGATACTGCAACTGAAGTAATaacaatttttaagtttatttaaaaaatgaaagtaaaggtAAAATTCAACTcatacatatatgaaaaactTAGGCCTCTCAGAGAAGCccacatttctcattttttcaagCTCTGCTCCttattcaaaatacatgaaaataagctCCCAACTTCTCCTAAACTTTGATTCACATTTTACTTAACAgaccagtttaaaaaaataaaaagtaggcaCACTGTAGTGATATACATGAATAACAATTTCAATTCACATCAATTTTATTTCCTAATAGCTGAGAGACTCTGGCTCAAGTGTGAATAGCACAAAACTTATCCATGTAAGGAAATACTGGTTTCCTTTAAATCGATTTTCATTCTGAATTATGGCTcaggaaaactagaaataaaatctgTTCTAGGGAGAATTACCTCTCTTTCTTAGTAGCACTTCTTTAAGGGAGTAGTCAATAAAAGTGTTCTTCTTTTTATGAGTCATGCTGATTTCTTCTCGTTCTTTCATTTGTAACCAAAAATATGATGTTTGACTCTAAGTAGCTTCTCTATTAATGCCGACAATgagccagaaaaagaaatataagtcaCTAGCTCCATTCTAGGGGACTCAGGCTTGTCATCTAGGAATTCCCCTCTTCAATAATATGTAAAACTCATCTGACAGGCTTGTTATCTTAAGCACTTAGATTCATTTTGTCATTGATATATAACTGGAATAGATAATGCCATGTAAATTATGGGATAATTTTAGATTTGATGGAATATGTTACCTTTACTATTAAAATTCCATTTGTGGATAAGATTCTACTTTGTAAGACAAGATGGACAATAGACCCTCCAGAGCAGAAAATTTGAGAATTTGAGGCAGATGATAGCCAAAAAAAAGATGATATTTGTATgatgcttttaatttaaaaatatctgtgccCTAGACAGGGGATAAAATTGTATACAACTTTggatacacacccacacacaactgAATACAAGTAAAACTGGGAAATCTGAATGAGATCCATGGATTATATTAATATCAACTTCTTGGTTGTGATATCCTACTGTAGGTTTGCAAAATGTTACCACTAGGAGAAACTGGGCAAAGTACAAAAGggatctctgtattatttcttacaactacatgtaaatctataattatctcagtataaatttaagtgaaaaaaggaTCCATGCATTTTAACTGTTGATACTAAGAAGTATCtaataaattagttttaaaacCTCATGAGGTTGGGATTATGATCAAATCTTAAGGATCAAGTAACTTTGAAGACCCTGTTGGCCTTTTCTTGATTCATTATCTAGCTA
This is a stretch of genomic DNA from Manis javanica isolate MJ-LG chromosome 8, MJ_LKY, whole genome shotgun sequence. It encodes these proteins:
- the SPG21 gene encoding maspardin isoform X2, whose protein sequence is MGEIKVSPDYNWFRSTVPLKKLQYPVYWDHLEFCDGFRKLLDHLQLDKVHLFGASLGGFLAQKFAEYTHKSPRVHSLILCNSFSDTSIFNQTWTANSFWLMPSFMLKKIVLGNFSSGPVDPMMADAIDFMVDRLESLGQSELASRLTLNCQNSYVEPHKIRDIPVTIMDVFDQSALSTEAKEEMYKLYPNARRAHLKTGGNFPYLCRSAEVNLYVQIHLLQFHGTKYAAIDPSMVSAEELEVQKGNLGISQEQQ
- the SPG21 gene encoding maspardin isoform X1 — translated: MGEIKVSPDYNWFRSTVPLKKIIVDDDDSKIWSLYDAGPRTIRCPLIFLPPVSGTADVFFRQILALTGWGYRVIALQYPVYWDHLEFCDGFRKLLDHLQLDKVHLFGASLGGFLAQKFAEYTHKSPRVHSLILCNSFSDTSIFNQTWTANSFWLMPSFMLKKIVLGNFSSGPVDPMMADAIDFMVDRLESLGQSELASRLTLNCQNSYVEPHKIRDIPVTIMDVFDQSALSTEAKEEMYKLYPNARRAHLKTGGNFPYLCRSAEVNLYVQIHLLQFHGTKYAAIDPSMVSAEELEVQKGNLGISQEQQ